A single genomic interval of Trachemys scripta elegans isolate TJP31775 chromosome 3, CAS_Tse_1.0, whole genome shotgun sequence harbors:
- the CRLS1 gene encoding cardiolipin synthase (CMP-forming), with protein MLAAAWLGRCSWGLLKGASRPLGGSGARPLASRSRAAGGGNSRRGFCLALGSSPLSGLAPRAPSSPSPCGARREPRRLLLLLRALSPERLASGSPRPAGGDSPAPRRRSDGEAGPRGDAARRGRGAASGYSELYENPWTIPNILSLARIGLAPVLGYLIVEENFNIALGVFALAGITDLLDGFIARNWSSQKSALGSALDPLADKILISVLYVSLTCASLIPVPLTTLIILRDIVLIGAVFYVRYKTLSPPRTLSRYFNPCYATAQLKPTFISKMNTAVQLILVAASLAAPVFDYVDSIYLQTLWCITAFTTAASAYSYYHYGRKTVQVINNK; from the exons ATGTTGGCCGCCGCCTGGCTGGGCAGGTGCTCCTGGGGGCTCCTGAAAGGCGCGAGCCGGCCCCTGGGGGGCAGCGGCGCGAGGCCGCTCGCGAGCCGGTCCCGGGCGGCCGGAGGCGGAAACAGCCGCCGCGGCTTCTGCCTCGCGCTGGGCTCCTCCCCGCTGAGCGGCCTCGCGCCGCGggcgccctcctccccctccccctgcggcGCGAGGCGGGAGccgcggcggctgctgctgctgctgcgcgcGCTCTCCCCGGAGCGGCTCGCGAGCGGCTCCCCGCGCCCCGCCGGCGGGGACAGCCCCGCGCCGAGGCGGCGCAGCGACGGCGAGGCCGGCCCGCGGGGGGATGCGGCGCGGAGGGGCCGAGGAGCCGCCAGCGGGTACTCGGAGCTG TATGAAAACCCATGGACAATCCCAAATATACTTTCTCTGGCAAGAATTGGTTTGGCTCCAGTTTTGGGTTATTTGATTGTAGAAGAAAATTTCAACATTGCATTGGGTGTTTTTGCTTTGGCTGGGATAACAGACTTG TTGGATGGCTTTATTGCACGAAACTGGTCCAGTCAGAAATCTGCTTTGGGAAGTGCCCTTGACCCGCTAGCTGATAAAATTCTTATCAGTGTTCTGTATGTCAGCCTCACTTGTGCAAGTCTTATTCCAG TTCCACTGACTACTTTGATCATTTTGAGGGACATAGTGCTAATTGGTGCTGTTTTTTATGTGCGATACAAAACACTATCCCCACCG AGAACACTTAGTAGATATTTCAATCCCTGTTATGCCACTGCCCAGTTAAAACCAACTTTCATCAGCAAG ATGAACACAGCAGTTCAGCTAATCTTGGTGGCAGCTTCTTTAGCGGCTCCTGTTTTCGATTATGTAGATAGCATATATCTACAGACTTTATG gtGTATTACAGCGTTCACAACAGCAGCGTCTGCATACAGTTATTATCATTATGGTCGGAAAACAGTCCAGGTAATAAACAACAAATGA